In the genome of Pempheris klunzingeri isolate RE-2024b chromosome 11, fPemKlu1.hap1, whole genome shotgun sequence, one region contains:
- the htr6 gene encoding 5-hydroxytryptamine receptor 6, giving the protein MADAHLSGSYNSSSPTTSAWNISGSGPWLLAFMLTVIILMTVCGNMLLIALVFAHRSLRCTSNCFLVSLFLSDLMVALVVMPPAMLNVLCGAWVLWPAFCPIWLCFDVMCCSASILNLCVISLDRYIFIISPLRYKQRMTPPRALLLVGAAWGLAALASFLPIEMKWHSLGHGSGHSSVPGVSSGNSNISSYSDTLYPASYFQLSPSGGLSFQCRLRVTLPFALVASVLTFFLPSSAICFTYCRILLAARRQAKRVAALSHPPHPHPSLGEPSRPPSPGVAAGQPQPDGDDCSHQEPPASQNVPPSVNSERRLAHRQGRRALKASLTLGVLLGLFFSAWLPFFITNMAQAVCECVPLALFDAITWLGYCNSTMNPIIYPLFMRDFKRALGKLLPCCSSRLTRRPSPALSLSLRNSGEPNIASSPPSHLASDPTHSPVTATDAVNLLDAEHAGIELPLLLPNQVDTLD; this is encoded by the exons ATGGCTGACGCTCACTTGTCTGgaagctacaacagcagctctcCCACCACGAGCGCTTGGAACATCTCAGGCAGCGGCCCGTGGTTGTTGGCCTTCATGCTGACCGTCATCATCCTCATGACAGTCTGCGGGAACATGTTGCTCATCGCCTTGGTGTTCGCCCATCGCTCTTTGCGTTGCACCTCAAACTGCTTCCTGGTGTCTCTGTTCCTGTCTGACCTGATGGTGGCTCTGGTGGTCATGCCCCCGGCCATGCTCAATGTGCTGTGTGGGGCCTGGGTGCTGTGGCCTGCCTTTTGCCCGATTTGGCTTTGCTTTGATGTCATGTGCTGCAGCGCGTCCATCCTCAACTTGTGCGTGATCAGCCTGGACCGGTACATCTTCATCATCTCGCCGCTGCGCTACAAGCAGAGGATGACCCCACCTCGGGCGTTACTCCTGGTGGGAGCTGCTTGGGGGTTGGCAGCGTTGGCCTCCTTCCTGCCCATTGAGATGAAATGGCACAGCTTAGGCCACGGGAGCGGACACTCGTCGGTCCCCGGGGTCAGCAGTGGCAACAGTAACATCAGCTCTTACTCTGACACACTGTACCCAGCGTCCTACTTTCAGCTGTCACCTTCAGGAGGCCTTTCCTTCCAGTGCCGCCTGCGGGTCACCCTGCCCTTTGCCCTGGTGGCATCTGTACTCACGTTCTTTTTGCCCTCCAGTGCCATTTGCTTCACCTACTGTCGGATCCTCCTTGCAGCGCGGAGGCAGGCAAAGAGAGTTGCAGCACTTAGCCACCCACCACACCCTCATCCATCTCTCGGGGAACCTTCCAGGCCGCCTTCACCTGGGGTTGCAGCGGGGCAACCTCAGCCGGACGGGGATGACTGTAGCCACCAGGAGCCTCCTGCGTCACAGAACGTACCG CCGTCGGTGAACAGTGAGCGTCGCCTGGCTCACAGGCAGGGTCGGAGGGCACTGAAGGCCAGTCTGACGCTGGGAGTCCTCCTGGGACTCTTCTTCAGTGCTTGGCTTCCCTTTTTCATCACCAACATGGCTCAG GCGGTGTGTGAGTGCGTCCCCCTGGCGCTCTTCGACGCCATCACCTGGCTGGGCTACTGCAACAGCACAATGAACCCCATCATCTACCCGCTGTTCATGAGAGACTTCAAGCGAGCTCTGGGGAAGCTCCTGCCCTGCTGTTCCTCGCGGTTGACCAGGAGACCCTCACCggcactctccctctctctccgcAACTCTGGGGAGCCCAACATTGCCAGCAGCCCCCCCTCTCATCTGGCCTCGGATCCCACTCACTCCCCCGTCACCGCCACCGACGCCGTCAACCTGCTGGACGCCGAGCATGCTGGGATCGAGTTGCCTCTGCTTCTGCCCAATCAGGTTGACACCCTGGACTGA
- the sike1 gene encoding suppressor of IKBKE 1 produces the protein MACTLEKVLGDARTLLERLKEHDTAAEGLIEQSGALSQRVHSMREVGNALPDKHIEDTSEIQEMTKYKPHVLLTQENTQIKELQQENKELWLSLEEHQYALELIMGRYRKQMLQLMMAKKELDTKPVLSLHEDHAKEVQSQVERICEMGQVMRRAVQVDDQHYCSVREKLAQLEIENKELRDLMVISKSSVKTAREETNQPPVAAAEAQQQSPQPRSDE, from the exons ATGGCCTGCACTTTGGAAAAAGTGTTGGGTGATGCCCGGACCCTTCTGGAGAGGCTGAAAGAGCACGACACGGCCGCCGAGGGTCTGATAGAGCAGTCCGGGGCCCTCAGCCAGAGGGTGCACAGCATGAGAGAGGTGGGAAATGCCCTTCCAGACAAG CACATAGAAGACACTTCAGAGATTCAGGAGATGACCAAATACAAACCTCATGTCCTTCTGACTCAGGAAAACACTCAAATTAAggaactacagcaggagaataaag AACTATGGTTGTCTCTAGAAGAACACCAGTACGCGCTAGAGCTGATCATGGGTCGATACCGGAAGCAGATGCTCCAGCTGATGATGGCGAAGAAGGAGCTGGACACCAAACCTGTGCTCAGCCTCCACGAGGATCACGCAAAA GAAGTGCAGAGCCAGGTGGAGCGGATATGCGAGATGGGTCAGGTGATGAGAAGAGCCGTGCAGGTGGACGATCAGCACTACTGCTCTGTTCGAGAGAAGCTCGCTCAGCTAGAG ATTGAGAACAAGGAGCTGCGAGATCTCATGGTCATCAGCAAGAGCTCCGTGAAGACAGCGAGAGAAGAAACCAACCAGCCAcctgtagcagcagcagaggcacaaCAGCAGTCCCCTCAGCCAAGGTCTGATGAGTGA